In Mytilus edulis chromosome 13, xbMytEdul2.2, whole genome shotgun sequence, a single window of DNA contains:
- the LOC139501277 gene encoding heavy metal-binding protein HIP-like, with translation MVYFSKRLLLVFALMDFISLSNSIHNDSDVESRMDFLQSSMDRMEHRILTLTKTVNRLSKRKKDEHVMFYATLSSDTVLNINSIVKFNEIQFDEGADFNSGDGVFVSPVSGVFMFSWTTLTYSGKSIDTELRVENVVKAKQIISLGSSAGSIQSTQFVICRVNEKDHVWIQTGAGFTTENFFDHLFKGSKSSFMGILLHVV, from the exons ATGGTGTATTTCAGTAAAAGGTTACTACTTGTATTTGCTTTGATGGACTTTATTTCATTATCAAATTCTATTCATAATGACAGTGATGTTGAAAGCAGAATGGATTTCCTGCAAAGCTCTATGGATAGAATGGAGCATAGGATTTTAACTCTAACAAAAACTGTAAACAGACTATCCAAAA gaaAGAAAGATGAACATGTAATGTTCTATGCGACTTTGTCATCTGATACAGTACTGAACATAAATTCAATTGTGAAATTCAATGAAATTCAGTTTGATGAAGGAGCAGACTTCAACTCAGGAGATGGTGTGTTTGTTTCACCTGTGTCAGgtgtttttatgttttcttgGACAACACTTACATATAGCGGAAAAAGTATAGACACAGAACTCAGAGTTGAAAATGTAGTAAAAGCtaaacaaattatctcccttgggtcATCAGCTGGAAGTATTCAAAGTACCCAGTTTGTAATTTGCAGGGTAAATGAAAAGGATCATGTTTGGATACAAACAGGAGCTGGTTTTACCACTGAAAACTTCTTTGATCATCTTTTTAAAGGTTCCAAAAGTTCTTTTATGGGAATATTGCTTCATGTGGTTTGA